In Juglans microcarpa x Juglans regia isolate MS1-56 chromosome 4S, Jm3101_v1.0, whole genome shotgun sequence, a single window of DNA contains:
- the LOC121262374 gene encoding uncharacterized GPI-anchored protein At3g06035-like, whose amino-acid sequence MAFVKLGLSLVLLVLIHGVMFLSDPVHCDDEDDTLFEGINSYRQSLNLPEFTENDNAGCLADEIADQLEDLPCNKASDYSFAPGTNPKFSNFNKLLHSCDINVNTTVDGVIMPVCVPKLDPTLVLSNYTNSQYATYLNDSSYTGAGIASEDDWMVVILSTNTSTGNFSGVASLVPNIMVNYMVALLFSLLLVF is encoded by the exons ATGGCCTTCGTTAAACTTGGCCTCTCCCTCGTTTTGCTCGTCCTAATTCATGGCGTTATGTTTCTTTCTGATCCAGTACATTGTGAtg ATGAAGACGACACACTCTTCGAAGGCATTAACAGTTACAGGCAATCACTAAATCTCCCCGAATTCACTGAGAACGACAATGCAGGGTGCCTAGCTGATGAAATCGCAGATCAATTAGAGGATCTACCTTGCAACAAAGCCTCTGACTACAGCTTTGCTCCCGGCACCAATCCCAAGTTCAGCAACTTCAACAAGCTCCTGCACTCGTGCGACATAAATGTCAACACCACTGTAGATGGGGTCATAATGCCTGTTTGTGTACCCAAATTAGACCCAACTTTAGTACTTTCCAACTACACGAATTCTCAATATGCAACGTATCTTAATGATTCCAGCTACACCGGTGCCGGGATTGCCTCTGAGGATGACTGGATGGTGGTGATCTTGAGCACCAACACATCGACTGGAAACTTTTCTGGTGTTGCTTCTTTGGTTCCCAACATCATGGTTAACTACATGGTTGCTTTGTTATTCAGCTTGCTTCTTGTTTTTTGA
- the LOC121262375 gene encoding uncharacterized GPI-anchored protein At5g19250-like produces the protein MASPKLISLLLFVLVHVFALLSLPVHCNENEDNLLQGINSFRQAAKQPPLVKNGKADCLADEIADELEDESCTSTTNGASIVPSSNTRLSDLPKHLDKCKINANSTADAIIMPVCVPDLVPTLVLTNYTHTPLAEYLNNSKYTGVGVGSEDNWMVVVLTTNTPTGSFSGALSLVPKVGFGHYMVSSLFGLGLFFLFAN, from the exons ATGGCCTCTCCCAAACTAATTAGTCTTCTCCTCTTTGTGCTTGTTCATGTCTTTGCTTTGCTTTCTCTCCCAGTGCACTGTAATG AGAATGAAGACAATCTTCTTCAGGGCATTAACAGTTTCAGGCAAGCAGCAAAACAGCCGCCCCTCGTAAAAAATGGGAAAGCAGATTGCCTCGCCGATGAAATTGCCGACGAATTAGAGGATGAGTCTTGCACCAGCACCACCAACGGCGCCAGCATTGTGCCAAGCTCCAACACTCGACTTTCCGATCTCCCCAAGCACTTGGACAAGTGCAAAATCAACGCCAACTCCACGGCAGACGCAATAATAATGCCCGTTTGTGTGCCCGATTTGGTCCCAACTCTTGTGCTTACTAACTATACGCACACACCATTGGCAGAGTATCTAAACAATTCCAAGTATACTGGAGTCGGGGTTGGTTCTGAGGATAATTGGATGGTGGTCGTTTTGACAACAAACACCCCGACAGGAAGTTTTTCTGGGGCTCTCTCTTTGGTTCCAAAGGTTGGTTTTGGTCACTACATGGTGTCTTCGTTGTTCGGGTTGGGGTTGTTTTTCCTCTTTGCAAATTGA
- the LOC121262215 gene encoding uncharacterized protein LOC121262215, with translation MQHPLHPEHNLEITQRLWEKCHGCCEKWTGYLYECSRCNFYLDQNCAFLPLTIKAESHDHLLILLRKSFSFTCDTCGKEGKCMSYFCITCSFVVHTRCALFPLTLKVTHHSHPLSLNIMKYSPQLNQSDNQQICQLCIQKVDTKYKCYYCSTCDFVAHPLCAAKIDIRDETFDPEIFRYEQPIDQPIDTLAQIVNKITLGNGKAEIVTEIKHIWHEHHLKLAVELENNEKCNGCAQYLSFPYYCCLQCKFFLHKSCADLPREKLHRLHDHPLTLLPNKSHKYAPEIFVCDACQRGCNGLAYNCDSCDYDIDVPCSLIPNKHTHEGHEHPLFLLSRGNVQVGKCTSCGESGFLFFRCTDCEFSMDFRCATLPRTIKYGPYEQPFILSYTAEDDSGEYYCDICEKERDPKHWFYHCADLDFAAHTGCINLGMSPRVKFGSTYTFDFHEHPLTFVERTEDDQYPKCHACHGESSGGSLIFVCVKCDFIIDYDCLISE, from the coding sequence ATGCAACATCCGTTGCACCCGGAACATAACCTTGAGATCACTCAAAGATTATGGGAAAAATGCCATGGCTGCTGTGAAAAATGGACGGGCTACCTATATGAATGTTCTCGCTGCAATTTTTACCTTGATCAAAACTGCGCTTTTCTCCCCCTCACCATAAAAGCTGAAAGTCATGACCATCTTTTGATTCTCCTTCGAAAATCATTCTCGTTCACTTGCGATACTTGTGGGAAAGAAGGCAAGTGCATGTCCTACTTTTGTATCACCTGCTCATTCGTAGTTCACACGCGATGCGCTCTCTTTCCATTGACTCTCAAAGTAACACATCACAGCCACCCTCTGAGTCTGAATATCATGAAATACTCTCCTCAGCTCAACCAATCCGACAATCAGCAAATTTGCCAACTCTGTATTCAAAAGGTGGACACAAAATACAAATGTTATTATTGCTCGACTTGTGATTTTGTTGCACATCCTCTGTGTGCTGCAAAGATAGACATCAGGGATGAAACATTTGACCCGGAAATATTCAGATATGAGCAGCCTATTGATCAGCCTATTGACACATTAGCTCAAATTGTCAACAAGATCACCCTGGGAAACGGAAAAGCTGAAATCGTCACAGAGATCAAACATATATGGCATGAACATCACTTAAAGCTTGCAGTAGAGCTAGAGAACAACGAAAAATGCAACGGGTGTGCGCAGTATCTCTCCTTTCCGTATTATTGTTGTTTACAATGCAAGTTCTTTCTTCACAAATCTTGTGCTGATTTACCAAGAGAAAAATTACACCGACTCCATGACCATCCTCTCACCCTCCTCCCAAACAAATCTCATAAATATGCTCCTGAAATCTTTGTGTGTGATGCTTGTCAACGTGGATGTAATGGCCTTGCATACAATTGTGATAGCTGCGACTATGACATCGATGTCCCTTGCAGTTTGATACCAAACAAACATACCCATGAAGGTCATGAGCACCCACTTTTTCTTTTGAGCAGAGGCAATGTACAGGTAGGCAAATGTACCTCCTGTGGCGAATCTGGATTCCTGTTCTTTCGTTGTACTGATTGTGAATTTTCTATGGACTTCCGCTGCGCTACACTACCGCGTACCATAAAATATGGGCCCTATGAGCAACCGTTCATACTCTCTTACACGGCTGAGGATGACTCTGGTGAGTATTACTGTGATATTTGCGAGAAAGAGCGAGACCCGAAGCACTGGTTCTACCACTGTGCAGATCTAGATTTTGCAGCTCACACTGGATGTATTAATCTGGGGATGTCCCCACGTGTGAAGTTTGGGAGTACTTACACATTCGACTTCCATGAGCATCCTCTCACCTTTGTTGAGAGGACCGAGGATGATCAATATCCTAAATGTCATGCTTGTCATGGTGAATCTTCCGGCGGTTCATTGATCTTCGTATGTGTCAAGTGTGATTTCATTATTGATTATGATTGTTTGATCAGTGAATGA